Sequence from the Panicum virgatum strain AP13 chromosome 5N, P.virgatum_v5, whole genome shotgun sequence genome:
CCTGCGCTACTACCTCGAGCCCGAAGCTATGGCATTGGTTCCGCAGGGCGCCGGGGGGAGCTCGGTGTCGATGTCCTACCCGGTGTTGTCGCCGGTGGGCTACACGGCGTGGGCGATCAAGGTGGAGGCGATCCTCGACGCGCAAGGCCTCTGGGAGGCTGTGTCACCGTCGGGCAATGGCGTGGTGGACGCGCACAAGAACAAGACGGCGCGGGCGCAGCTACTGCAGGCACTGCCCGAGGACATCCTCATGCAGGTGTCCACGAAGAAGACGGCGAAGGAGGTTTGGGAGAGCCTCAAGACGAGGTTCGTCGGCACCGATCGTGTCAAGACGGCGCGCCTCGCCACACTCAAGGGGGACTTCGATAAGCTGTGCATGGTGGACAGGGATGCGCTGGACGACTACGCCGGGAAGATCAGCGTCATGGCCGCGAAGTACGCCGGCCTCGGGTCCACGCTCGATGACGCcgccatggtgaagaagctgctCGACACCGTGCCCGATCACCTGTACCCGACGGTGGCGGGGATCGAGCAGTTCTGCGACGTCGAGAAGATGGCATTCGAGGAGGCGCTCGGGCGGCTGAAGGCCTTCGACGAgcggtcgcggcggcgcgctcagATCACCGGCGGACAGGCGCCGTCCGGTGGTCACGGTGGTGGTGAGAAACTTCTGCTCACGGAGGCGGGATGGAAGGCGCGGCACAAGGCGAAGTCCGGGATCGGGaggtgcttcaactgcggcgTTCGCAGCCACTTCGCGTGGGATTGCCGCAAGCCGAAGAAGGAGGAGGCATTGCTCGCCAAAGCCGACGAGGAGTGGCGTACGGCGCCGTGTTTAGGGGGAGATTGTTAGGAATAAACCCGGCGCCGTGTGTGCGCGACGCTGGTGTGTGCGTGTGCGCGTTGTTCGTTCGTGCATGTGTGTGCATGCAAGTAGGTGTGTTGTGTGTATGCCACGGCCACATGCGGTGCATGCGTGTGTTGGGTGGTGTACATTGCTTGCTGCGTGCGTTGAGTCAGTCGGTGCGTATGCTGTGCGGGTAATCGTTGCTGGCGAGAGTTTGTTAGGCAAGAGCGTCACGATCTGTTGGAGCGGGCTGTGCCGGTTTGGTCAAGCGCGTATGGCGCGAGCGACGCCGCCGGGCCAAGCGGGTCGTGGCGGGAGACCAGGGTGAGTGCGAGTGTGTGCTCTAGTGCTGCCTGTGTCTATATATTCTTGTATGCTCTCTGTTTGTCAGTGCAAGATAATAGAGAAAAACGGCAGCGTGTGGGCGTTGCCGGGTGTTTGTGCGCCATTGCTTTGTTCCTCTCTATTCTTCGTGTGTGTTTTTAGTGTGTGAGTGCCCAGAGATTTCCAACAGAGGGTGTGGAATCGCGGCGTGCCTCCGGTACACTTGGTTTGGGCCCGGCCCACGGGCCTGAGCGGTTATTATTCCAGTGGCCACGCCACGACAGGATTCTGAACCACGATCCACTcataaaaaaaagcaaaagtctattttacctcctccaactatcaccaaagtttggttttcctcctacaactataaaaccgggtatttcACCTTCCTCAACTtttcacctccctcaacttttcaaaTCATAAAACAGTCTTCAAACCCGctcgagggaggtaaaatggacggtttgaaaagttgagggaggtgaaatacccggttttatagttgtaggaggaaaaccaaactttagtgatagttggaggaggtaaaatagacttttgACTAAAAAATCACCGCGCTTGGATCAGGCCCAGCCCGTGGCCTCCACCGTTCCAACCCTAATCAGCgcgccgtgtttagttctttacattaaaaattttgcgttagaatcttgttaatttgagtactaaatgaagtctatttacaaaactttttgcatagatgggttataaatcgcgagacgaatttaatgatgctaattaatctatggttaatacataattagcggatggttactgtagcatcactgttgtaaattataaattaagtaggcttattagattcgtctcgcgatttacagcccatccatgtaaaaagttttgtaaatagatttcatttagtactccatacatatgtcctaacatttgatgtgatgtttttttttgcgtttatggAGTTTACGGGTAAAAATCTAAACGTCTAAAATCATTTCTAATCCCGTCTGCAGAGTTTGATTCCGCGGCCGTCCCTGCCGATCAGGTTACCTTTCCCTGGCCCTACGCTTTATTTTCCGTTGTGGTCGAATTGTTTATATGAAAATACAGTTTCTGTGATGAGTTGAGGGTGCTGCCTGCTGTTGTTAAGACTGCAGACGCAGCGCTgcattgctgctgctgcggctgactatcaccgtgttcggctggtctcCAGCCCTAtagtatttctctctcacaccactccagctccagcctccagccaccagccaggtaacagtatttttctctcccaccactccagctccagcctccagctccagtctGCTGAACACAGTGTATAACGATTAACCATCTTTCATACTTTTGTTTTTCTGACTAGAAACCCGTAGTTTGGCTATGGTATTCTAGGCACCACTTCACAGATCTATTTTTTGATATTACATAGTACAACTCAGATACTCACAACGCCACGcactcacacccctatgaaAATAGGTGCAAACCTTAttcctatgagcatcttcgaataCTTATCCTCTTCTAAGAGGAGTCGAACCCAGAACCTCAGGTACTACCAAGACTCTTGTGACCATTAGGCAACAAATCCTTTCGCATTCCAAATGGTCCTTTGGCTATGTGGTATTCTATTCTAGGCACAAGATTTAATCCCAGATTAGCGTCAGGGTCCTGTTTGAATCAAAAAATTTGGTTCTATCAGGAACCACCAGCTCGTCGAATTTAAGACTATTTGTAGTCCTGATAAATCACAGAGTAAACGGACCTCTATTTTTCTAGCAGGTGAGGATTGCAAACAAATACAGTGCGACTAGATATTAATTCTGTCAATCAAATGTAgtaaactagcaaggtggcccacGCAGATAGCGCGGGTTGCTAGCAATTTTTCATGTTAAAATTAGGATATTTTTAACTTAAAATTAAATGTATTCAAGTGACTTTGTCTAATTGTTTCATTGTCATTACTTTGTCCAAATAGTCCAGTTTAAGATAACACCTTTTTATCATCTTATTTCATTGTGCAAAATATGTACATGACAAAAGGGAATATCTATATGTAAATATAATTTAATGCAGATGCCCTATTTTGATGGTGCGTCTACGTACTCTTGGCTGATCAGTCCTTATCAACTTACCTAAATTTAGATAAATTATGAAATTAAGAGCAAAACACTAAGAGTAGGGATTATGTTATAATTCCTTCAATCCTCCTTTGCTAGCTAGTGCCCCTTTTCCTAATACTGTATTTgattcttttttctattttttatgtaAACATTTATTTATTATGGTTTAGATTTTACCTTGTTTGTGTCTTTTTCTGCCTGATACCTATGAAAATAGTTTCATAAAAACGTGTATTTTCATATAGTGATTTGCTTAACTTGTTTATAAAACTCTAGGAGTTATTTTTATGTATTTGAATTACACTCTTATTTGATTATTTTAATTATAAACTCATATGAAAATCGGGATGCTGATTTCACTAAATTTTGTCATCTTCTTGGACTCACTATGGATCTTTAGTTTTTAGTTGTTTCGTAGTTGTCTATTTCACATACCGCTTTCTATAGCTTCACGAAAAGGCTTTACTTCTAAAATTATTTCGCTGACATGTACCAATGCCTCGTGCATCTTCCCGTAGCTAGGAAGCCTTTCTACCCTCTTCCAGCTGATTCAGCTATTGTATTCTGTGACTCGCATAATCAAATTTGGACCACTGATCTTTCTCTAGACTGGTGCTTGAAATTTAGGATACATCAGATCTCCTCAACTCCCCCTCATTGCAGCTTGATGATTCTACAAACACTAATTCACTCTGGCACTTACTCCCTCTATTTTTTTTACATGTCGCATTAGctggtttgtcctaagtcaaactttaGTAACATTGACCAAGTCTGTAAAAAGATATAGTAACAACTATACTATCAACATGTATTTTATGGtggattcaatgaaacaaatttggtattgtaaatattattatttctttCCATAATTTGGTTAAAGTTTACCAAGTTTGACTTGggacaaacctaatacgacagagggagtatatacTACGCACTTAAGGTAATCGTTATAGGTGT
This genomic interval carries:
- the LOC120675056 gene encoding uncharacterized protein LOC120675056, with amino-acid sequence MQVSTKKTAKEVWESLKTRFVGTDRVKTARLATLKGDFDKLCMVDRDALDDYAGKISVMAAKYAGLGSTLDDAAMVKKLLDTVPDHLYPTVAGIEQFCDVEKMAFEEALGRLKAFDERSRRRAQITGGQAPSGGHGGGEKLLLTEAGWKARHKAKSGIGRCFNCGVRSHFAWDCRKPKKEEALLAKADEEWRTAPCLGGDC